The proteins below are encoded in one region of Silene latifolia isolate original U9 population chromosome 2, ASM4854445v1, whole genome shotgun sequence:
- the LOC141643323 gene encoding RNA-binding KH domain-containing protein RCF3-like, which produces MSKKKEVKQIKERENQVQFRLLCNSHTVGGLIGSNGTIIQSLEHATSSKISVNAFGPAGSDRIVHVVGDHSLTRTILVDGVKIKVSPAQDALVRVFDRMLEVDAEEGGGGGVVKCRLVVGPSMVGAVFGKAGKRINNICRETNAYIKVRPLASPPPGSSHSDELVQITGGSLPVKKALVVISRFLQQKAIEIQRGAPEATSSQFLDRNLKINTHNAHVDNTANGGLATKVVFKLICPYRAAGFVIGFKGKKVKKIEEETEASIFFSAADTGCERVVTISAFENRESQYSIAQNATVRVFNELVSSEEGNTVTARLLIPPYQADWLSDGEVSVMSTIHNANSATLKVVKLDNLPAGATVDEKVLQIDGDYPNVQIALFQVTWVLRERVFNASLPKDSLPLLPHNLFNKLSQGNKISSVTSKMHECKVSTNTNGSIPPMLPHSQFSAGSSLTTRTGSAGNSATVNDGSDFGSGKKSFTVTNTKVEIAVRKDVFSAVFGEDGSNLHRLRVISNAKVEVRDPSSTGNDGMVIISGTRDQTLVAQSLLQAFLMSA; this is translated from the exons ATGTCGAAAAAGAAAGAAGTAAAACAGAtcaaagaaagggaaaaccaagTACAATTCCGACTCCTATGCAACAGCCACACCGTCGGCGGACTAATCGGCTCCAACGGCACCATCATTCAATCTCTCGAACACGCCACCTCTTCCAAAATCAGCGTCAACGCCTTCGGACCCGCCGGCTCCGACCGGATTGTCCACGTCGTCGGAGACCACTCGCTGACTCGAACCATTCTCGTTGACGGCGTTAAAATTAAGGTGTCCCCGGCCCAGGATGCGCTGGTTAGGGTCTTCGACCGTATGCTAGAGGTCGATGCAGAGgaaggaggtggaggtggagtTGTTAAGTGTCGCCTTGTGGTGGGCCCGAGTATGGTGGGTGCTGTTTTTGGTAAAGCTGGTAAGAGGATTAATAACATTTGTCGGGAGACCAACGCTTATATTAAGGTTAGGCCACTAGCTTCGCCTCCGCCTGGTTCGTCTCATTCAGATGAATTGGTTCAG ATCACTGGTGGCAGTCTACCTGTGAAGAAAGCACTGGTGGTTATTTCACGATTTCTTCAGCAGAAAGCAATAGAAATCCAAAGAGGAGCTCCTGAAGCAACATCCTCTCAGTTTCTGGATCGAAACTTGAAAATAAACACACACAATGCACATGTGGACAATACCGCTAATGGAGGACTAGCAACGAAAGTGGTTTTCAAGCTTATATGTCCCTATCGCGCAGCTGGTTTTGTAATAGGATTTAAAGGAAAAAAAGTGAAGAAGATAGAGGaagagactgaagcttctatatTCTTTTCTGCTGCCGACACTGGCTGCGAGCGTGTTGTCACCATATCCGCTTTTGAG AACAGGGAATCACAATACTCTATTGCACAAAATGCTACTGTTCGCGTTTTTAATGAATTGGTCTCATCAGAGGAGGGTAATACAGTGACCGCAAGACTATTAATCCCCCCATATCAAGCTGATTGGCTTAGTGATGGAGAGGTCTCAGTCATGTCAACTATACATAATGCCAATAGCGCTACCTTAAAAGTTGTGAAACTTGATAATTTGCCTGCCGGTGCCACTGTTGATGAGAAAGTCCTCCAG ATAGATGGTGATTATCCTAATGTACAAATTGCGCTGTTTCAAGTTACTTGGGTATTGAGAGAGAGAGTTTTCAATGCATCTTTGCCGAAAGACAGTTTGCCTCTTCTCCCACATAATCTCTTTAATAAGCTTTCTCAAGGGAACAAGATTTCTTCAGTAACAAGCAAGATGCACGAGTGCAAGGTTTCTACGAACACTAATGGTTCTATACCACCTATGCTCCCCCATTCGCAG TTTTCTGCTGGATCCAGCTTGACGACAAGAACGGGTAGTGCTGGCAATTCAGCAACTGTTAATGATGGTTCTGATTTTGGCAG TGGCAAGAAATCTTTTACAGTGACCAATACAAAAGTGGAGATTGCAGTTCGTAAAGACGTGTTTAGTGCCGTCTTTGGTGAAGATGGTAGCAATTTACATCGTCTACGAGTG ATATCAAACGCAAAAGTAGAAGTGCGGGATCCTAGCTCAACCGGAAATGACGGAATGGTGATTATTTCCGGGACACGTGATCAGACCTTGGTTGCTCAGAGCCTTCTACAAGCCTTTCTAATGTCTG